Proteins encoded within one genomic window of Lampris incognitus isolate fLamInc1 chromosome 1, fLamInc1.hap2, whole genome shotgun sequence:
- the LOC130110125 gene encoding protocadherin alpha-C2-like, with translation MEVHTDEKFWKRYVSVFLICATVLNRVTAVTHYSVPEELDVGAVVANLAADLGLDVKTLSGRKMRLEIISNKKYLGVNKETGELYIVERIDREFLCAIKTTTCYLKMEATLENPQRIFYIEVEITDINDNAPHFRRDTINLDILESTQAGERFSVNNAVDPDLGGNSVKTYFLSESEHFDIDIQTGRDGSKFADLILKTALDREKQAVHRLILTAVDGGAPPRSGTASIIVRVLDTNDNAPAFDQGNYNVAIMENSPIGTLVIQLNASDLDEGTNAEIDYTYSLYTSEKTQETFSLNPKTGEITVRGVLNFEDLRIYDMEVIATDKGVNGLTGQCKIKVLVEDMNDNHPEISIKSFRTPVKENIERDTVIAVLSVSDKDSGKNGIVDLGIPNNMPFKLRESSDNYFELVVSESLDREKVPEYEITFTVTDRGSPPLSDNETMTLELLDVNDNIPQFSQSFYTIRVMENNAPGALISSLSAFDPDLHENQYLVYFILEKEVANTSMSMLFSINPENGNLYALKTFDYEIEKEFLFHIEARDSGVPPLSSNVTVHVIIVDQNDNAPVIVSPWRAHGSVVEEKIPRSTDKGTLVAKVIAIDTDSVLNSRITYQFLQVTDATLFSLDQYNGEIRTMRMFSYRDARHQRLVVVAKDNGEPALSATVTIKLSTVETAVKAYSDMTEVPLEYDIFSDLNLYLVIGLGSVSFLLLITILVTIVLKCQNPKPSKAAAPCRNSVISERNSTIGDSTLVSNDAYWYSLFLAETRKGKFVVRQPVPKGSRYIVSSLPRSTGLTETSDSAASTLQVSGQYILKTTSVNLISQQPIIFYMNFKHPFLFAN, from the exons ATGGAGGTTCACACCGATGAGAAATTTTGGAAGAGGTACGTGTCTGTGTTTCTGATTTGCGCTACCGTCCTGAATAGAGTCACTGCTGTAACTCATTATTCTGTTCCGGAAGAGCTGGACGTGGGAGCCGTTGTCGCTAATTTAGCCGCCGATTTAGGTTTGGACGTAAAGACGCTGAGCGGACGGAAGATGCGCTTGGAAATAATATCCAATAAAAAGTATTTGGGTGTGAACAAAGAAACGGGGGAGCTGTACATCGTAGAACGGATCGATAGAGAGTTTCTTTGCGCAATAAAGACTACGACCTGTTACCTTAAAATGGAGGCCACTTTGGAAAACCCACAGCGGATATTCTATATCGAAGTTGAGATAACGGATATAAATGACAACGCACCTCATTTCCGCCGGGACACAATAAACCTTGACATTTTGGAATCAACTCAGGCCGGCGAGAGGTTTTCCGTCAATAATGCTGTCGACCCGGATCTGGGTGGGAACTCGGTGAAGACGTACTTTTTGAGTGAAAGTGAACATTTCGACATCGATATTCAAACGGGAAGAGACGGGTCCAAGTTTGCTGATTTAATTCTGAAGACGGCTTTGGACCGAGAGAAGCAGGCGGTGCACCGTTTGATACTCACGGCTGTAGATGGCGGCGCGCCGCCCCGCTCCGGCACGGCCAGCATCATCGTTCGTGTGTTAGACACCAACGACAACGCCCCGGCGTTTGATCAAGGCAActataatgttgccataatgGAAAACTCTCCAATCGGAACTCTTGTCATTCAACTGAATGCTTCGGACTTGGACGAGGGCACCAATGCAGAGATAGACTATACTTACAGTTTATACACGTCAGAGAAAACGCAAGAAACGTTCAGTCTAAACCCAAAGACTGGTGAGATAACAGTAAGAGGAGTGCTGAATTTCGAAGACTTGCGGATTTACGACATGGAAGTGATAGCAACGGACAAGGGAGTCAACGGGTTAACAGGGCAGTGTAAAATTAAAGTGTTAGTGGAAGACATGAACGACAATCATCCAGAAATATCAATTAAATCCTTTCGAACGCCAGTCAAAGAGAATATAGAAAGAGACACAGTGATTGCAGTTCTCAGTGTCAGTGACAAAGATTCAGGAAAAAATGGAATAGTTGATCTTGGTATTCCCAATAATATGCCTTTCAAACTGAGAGAGTCATCTGATAACTATTTTGAATTGGTTGTGTCAGAATCATTAGACCGCGAGAAAGTCCCTGAATATGAAATCACTTTCACTGTTACAGACAGAGGTTCTCCTCCTTTATCTGACAATGAAACAATGACTTTAGAACTGCTGGACGTTAACGACAACATCCCACAGTTCTCCCAGTCCTTCTATACGATACGCGTAATGGAGAATAACGCACCCGGGGCCTTGATAAGTTCCCTCTCTGCGTTTGACCCAGATCTCCATGAAAATCAGTATCTTGTTTATTTTATACTGGAGAAGGAGGTAGCCAACACCTCCATGTCCATGCTATTCTCTATTAATCCAGAGAACGGTAATCTTTACGCACTAAAGACTTTTGATTATGAGATTGAGAAGGAGTTCCTTTTCCACATCGAGGCCAGAGACTCTGGTGTTCCTCCACTCAGCAGTAATGTGACTGTTCACGTCATTATCGTGGACCAGAACGACAACGCTCCGGTCATTGTCTCTCCGTGGCGTGCGCACGGCTCCGTGGTGGAGGAGAAGATTCCCAGATCCACAGATAAAGGCACTTTGGTTGCAAAGGTGATAGCCATAGACACCGACTCGGTGCTGAACTCTCGGATTACTTACCAGTTTCTACAAGTGACTGACGCCACTTTATTCAGCCTAGACCAATACAACGGCGAGATCCGGACCATGAGGATGTTCAGTTACAGAGACGCGCGTCACCAACGTCTGGTTGTTGTTGCCAAGGACAACGGTGAGCCTGCTCTCTCTGCTACAGTTACCATCAAGCTGTCGACAGTGGAGACTGCTGTTAAGGCCTACTCTGACATGACTGAAGTACCTCTAGAATATGACATCTTTTCAGACTTAAACCTGTATTTGGTCATCGGTCTGGGCTCTGTGTCCTTTCTGCTATTGATCACCATATTGGTCACCATCGTGCTCAAGTGTCAGAATCCCAAGCCCAGCAAAGCTGCTGCTCCCTGTAGGAACAGTGTGATCAGTGAGAGGAATTCTACCATTGGAGATTCTACTCTGGTGTCCAACGATGCCTACTGGTACAGTCTGTTTCTAGCGGAGACCAGGAAAGGAAAGTTTGTGGTCAGACAGCCTGTGCCAAAGGGCTCCAGGTACATTGTGTCCAGTCTACCAAGGAGCACAGGACTGACAGAGACCAGTGACTCTGCAGCATCAACTCTGCAGGTAAGTGGACAGTACAT CTTGAAGACAACTTCGGTAAATTTGATATCACAACAACCTATTATCTTTTACATGAATTTCAAACATCCATTCCTTTTCGCGAACTGA
- the LOC130113061 gene encoding protocadherin alpha-C2-like isoform X3, translating to MWPHITIHEWRRYVSLFVLFSASWDFSSSVTHYAIPEEMKEGSVVASLATDLGLDVKMLSKRKIRLDVIANKKYVDINKETGELYVVEKIDREHLCTKTLTLCYLKMEVILENPLRIFNIELEILDMNDNAPYFRRDAIHLDISESTPVGERFSLSNAVDPDVGSNSVKTYFLSESHHFNIEVQAGRDGSKFADLILRKVLDREQQAVHNLVLTAVDGGRPARSGTASVVVHVLDTNDNAPTFDDASYNIKIMENSPFGSLVFQLNATDLDEGSNSEIIYAYSLYTSEKTQNAFNLNPSTGEITVKGTLNYEDFKIYDMEVVATDKGSNPLSGQCKLTILIEDMNDNHPEISIKSFQSQIKENIEVNTVIAVVAVSDKDSGNNGMVDLSIPDNMPFKLKESSDNYFELLVSEPLDREKVPEYEITFTVTDRGSPPLSDNETMTLELLDVNDNVPQFSQSFYTIRVMENNAPGALISSLSAFDPDLHENQYLVYFILEKEIVNTSMSMLFSINPENGNLYGLKTFDYEIEKEFLFHIEARDSGVPPLSSNVTVHIIIVDQNDNAPVIVSPWRAHGSVVEEKIPRSTDKGTLVAKVIAIDTDSVLNSRITYQFLQVTDATLFSLDQYNGEIRTMRMFSYRDARHQRVVVVAKDNGEPSLSATVTIKLSTVETAVKAYTDMTEVPLEYDIFSDLNLYLVIGLGSVSFLLLITILVTIMLKCQNPKPSKAAAPGRNSVISERNSTIGDSTLVSNDAYWYSLFLAETRKGKFVVRQPVPKGSRYIVSSLPRSTGLTETSDSAASTLQYPK from the coding sequence ATGTGGCCGCATATAACGATACACGAATGGAGAAGGTACGTGTCATTGTTTGTTCTTTTCTCAGCGTCATGGGATTTTTCGTCTTCCGTCACGCATTATGCTATTCCTGAGGAAATGAAAGAGGGCTCCGTCGTTGCCAGCCTTGCTACAGATCTCGGTCTGGATGTCAAAATGCTGAGTAAACGCAAGATTCGACTCGATGTTATTGCGAATAAGAAATACGTAGACATAAACAAAGAGACGGGTGAGCTGTACGTTGTGGAGAAGATTGACAGAGAGCATCTTTGTACCAAAACGTTAACGCTGTGCTACTTGAAAATGGAGGTAATACTTGAAAACCCGTTGCGAATTTTCAACATAGAACTTGAAATCTTGGACATGAACGACAACGCCCCGTATTTTCGGAGAGACGCCATACATTTGGACATATCTGAGTCGACGCCAGTCGGGGAGCGGTTCTCCCTGAGCAACGCAGTCGACCCCGATGTTGGCTCAAATTCCGTGAAAACGTACTTCCTGAGCGAAAGCCATCATTTTAATATTGAGGTTCAGGCTGGGAGAGATGGGTCAAAGTTCGCAGATTTGATTCTCAGGAAGGTTTTAGACAGAGAGCAGCAGGCTGTCCATAACTTGGTACTCACCGCTGTGGATGGCGGAAGGCCTGCGCGTTCTGGAACCGCCAGCGTGGTTGTTCATGTTTTAGACACAAATGACAACGCCCCTACTTTTGACGACGCCAGTTACAATATCAAAATAATGGAAAATTCTCCATTTGGAAGTCTTGTGTTTCAGCTCAATGCTACTGACTTAGACGAGGGCTCGAATTCAGAAATAATATACGCATATAGTTTGTACACGTCGGAGAAAACCCAAAATGCATTCAATTTAAATCCAAGCACGGGCGAAATCACCGTAAAGGGAACGTTGAATTATGAAGACTTCAAGATTTATGACATGGAAGTCGTGGCAACCGATAAAGGAAGTAATCCCTTATCAGGGCAATGCAAACTAACGATTCTTATTGAAGACATGAATGACAATCACCCGGAAATATCAATCAAATCGTTTCAGAGTCAAATCAAAGAAAACATCGAAGTAAATACAGTGATAGCAGTGGTTGCTGTGAGTGATAAAGACTCGGGTAATAATGGGATGGTTGATCTCAGTATTCCTGATAACATGCCTTTCAAACTGAAAGAATCATCTGATAACTATTTTGAGCTGTTAGTCTCAGAGCCACTTGATCGTGAAAAGGTTCCAGAATATGAAATAACGTTTACTGTTACAGACAGGGGTTCCCCGCCATTGTCAGATAATGAAACAATGACTTTAGAACTGCTGGACGTAAATGACAACGTTCCACAGTTCTCCCAGTCATTCTATACGATACGCGTAATGGAGAATAATGCACCCGGGGCCTTGATAAGCTccctctctgcatttgacccagaTCTCCATGAAAATCAGTATCTGGTATATTTCATACTGGAGAAGGAGATAGTCAACACCTCCATGTCCATGTTATTCTCTATTAATCCAGAGAACGGCAATCTTTACGGACTAAAGACTTTTGACTATGAGATTGAGAAGGAGTTCCTTTTCCACATCGAGGCCAGAGACTCTGGTGTTCCTCCACTCAGCAGTAATGTGACTGTTCACATCATTATCGTGGACCAGAACGACAACGCTCCGGTCATTGTCTCTCCGTGGCGTGCGCACGGCTCCGTGGTGGAGGAGAAGATTCCCAGATCCACAGATAAAGGCACTCTGGTTGCAAAGGTGATAGCCATAGACACCGACTCGGTGCTGAACTCTCGGATTACTTACCAGTTTCTACAAGTGACTGACGCCACTTTATTCAGCCTGGACCAATACAACGGAGAGATCCGGACCATGAGGATGTTCAGTTACAGAGACGCGCGTCACCAACGTGTGGTTGTTGTTGCCAAGGACAACGGTGAGCCTTCTCTCTCTGCTACAGTTACCATCAAGCTGTCCACAGTGGAGACTGCTGTTAAGGCCTACACTGACATGACTGAAGTACCTCTAGAATATGACATCTTTTCAGACCTGAACCTGTATTTGGTCATCGGCCTGGGCTCTGTCTCCTTTTTGCTATTGATCACCATATTGGTCACTATCATGCTCAAGTGTCAGAATCCCAAGCCCAGCAAAGCTGCTGCTCCCGGCAGGAACAGTGTGATCAGTGAGAGGAATTCTACCATTGGAGATTCTACTCTGGTGTCCAACGATGCCTACTGGTACAGTCTGTTTCTAGCGGAGACCAGGAAAGGAAAGTTTGTGGTCAGACAGCCTGTGCCAAAGGGTTCCAGGTACATTGTGTCCAGTCTACCAAGGAGCACAGGACTGACAGAGACCAGTGACTCCGCAGCATCAACTCTGCAG
- the LOC130113061 gene encoding protocadherin alpha-C2-like isoform X2, producing MWPHITIHEWRRYVSLFVLFSASWDFSSSVTHYAIPEEMKEGSVVASLATDLGLDVKMLSKRKIRLDVIANKKYVDINKETGELYVVEKIDREHLCTKTLTLCYLKMEVILENPLRIFNIELEILDMNDNAPYFRRDAIHLDISESTPVGERFSLSNAVDPDVGSNSVKTYFLSESHHFNIEVQAGRDGSKFADLILRKVLDREQQAVHNLVLTAVDGGRPARSGTASVVVHVLDTNDNAPTFDDASYNIKIMENSPFGSLVFQLNATDLDEGSNSEIIYAYSLYTSEKTQNAFNLNPSTGEITVKGTLNYEDFKIYDMEVVATDKGSNPLSGQCKLTILIEDMNDNHPEISIKSFQSQIKENIEVNTVIAVVAVSDKDSGNNGMVDLSIPDNMPFKLKESSDNYFELLVSEPLDREKVPEYEITFTVTDRGSPPLSDNETMTLELLDVNDNVPQFSQSFYTIRVMENNAPGALISSLSAFDPDLHENQYLVYFILEKEIVNTSMSMLFSINPENGNLYGLKTFDYEIEKEFLFHIEARDSGVPPLSSNVTVHIIIVDQNDNAPVIVSPWRAHGSVVEEKIPRSTDKGTLVAKVIAIDTDSVLNSRITYQFLQVTDATLFSLDQYNGEIRTMRMFSYRDARHQRVVVVAKDNGEPSLSATVTIKLSTVETAVKAYTDMTEVPLEYDIFSDLNLYLVIGLGSVSFLLLITILVTIMLKCQNPKPSKAAAPGRNSVISERNSTIGDSTLVSNDAYWYSLFLAETRKGKFVVRQPVPKGSRYIVSSLPRSTGLTETSDSAASTLQESTTSSGSST from the coding sequence ATGTGGCCGCATATAACGATACACGAATGGAGAAGGTACGTGTCATTGTTTGTTCTTTTCTCAGCGTCATGGGATTTTTCGTCTTCCGTCACGCATTATGCTATTCCTGAGGAAATGAAAGAGGGCTCCGTCGTTGCCAGCCTTGCTACAGATCTCGGTCTGGATGTCAAAATGCTGAGTAAACGCAAGATTCGACTCGATGTTATTGCGAATAAGAAATACGTAGACATAAACAAAGAGACGGGTGAGCTGTACGTTGTGGAGAAGATTGACAGAGAGCATCTTTGTACCAAAACGTTAACGCTGTGCTACTTGAAAATGGAGGTAATACTTGAAAACCCGTTGCGAATTTTCAACATAGAACTTGAAATCTTGGACATGAACGACAACGCCCCGTATTTTCGGAGAGACGCCATACATTTGGACATATCTGAGTCGACGCCAGTCGGGGAGCGGTTCTCCCTGAGCAACGCAGTCGACCCCGATGTTGGCTCAAATTCCGTGAAAACGTACTTCCTGAGCGAAAGCCATCATTTTAATATTGAGGTTCAGGCTGGGAGAGATGGGTCAAAGTTCGCAGATTTGATTCTCAGGAAGGTTTTAGACAGAGAGCAGCAGGCTGTCCATAACTTGGTACTCACCGCTGTGGATGGCGGAAGGCCTGCGCGTTCTGGAACCGCCAGCGTGGTTGTTCATGTTTTAGACACAAATGACAACGCCCCTACTTTTGACGACGCCAGTTACAATATCAAAATAATGGAAAATTCTCCATTTGGAAGTCTTGTGTTTCAGCTCAATGCTACTGACTTAGACGAGGGCTCGAATTCAGAAATAATATACGCATATAGTTTGTACACGTCGGAGAAAACCCAAAATGCATTCAATTTAAATCCAAGCACGGGCGAAATCACCGTAAAGGGAACGTTGAATTATGAAGACTTCAAGATTTATGACATGGAAGTCGTGGCAACCGATAAAGGAAGTAATCCCTTATCAGGGCAATGCAAACTAACGATTCTTATTGAAGACATGAATGACAATCACCCGGAAATATCAATCAAATCGTTTCAGAGTCAAATCAAAGAAAACATCGAAGTAAATACAGTGATAGCAGTGGTTGCTGTGAGTGATAAAGACTCGGGTAATAATGGGATGGTTGATCTCAGTATTCCTGATAACATGCCTTTCAAACTGAAAGAATCATCTGATAACTATTTTGAGCTGTTAGTCTCAGAGCCACTTGATCGTGAAAAGGTTCCAGAATATGAAATAACGTTTACTGTTACAGACAGGGGTTCCCCGCCATTGTCAGATAATGAAACAATGACTTTAGAACTGCTGGACGTAAATGACAACGTTCCACAGTTCTCCCAGTCATTCTATACGATACGCGTAATGGAGAATAATGCACCCGGGGCCTTGATAAGCTccctctctgcatttgacccagaTCTCCATGAAAATCAGTATCTGGTATATTTCATACTGGAGAAGGAGATAGTCAACACCTCCATGTCCATGTTATTCTCTATTAATCCAGAGAACGGCAATCTTTACGGACTAAAGACTTTTGACTATGAGATTGAGAAGGAGTTCCTTTTCCACATCGAGGCCAGAGACTCTGGTGTTCCTCCACTCAGCAGTAATGTGACTGTTCACATCATTATCGTGGACCAGAACGACAACGCTCCGGTCATTGTCTCTCCGTGGCGTGCGCACGGCTCCGTGGTGGAGGAGAAGATTCCCAGATCCACAGATAAAGGCACTCTGGTTGCAAAGGTGATAGCCATAGACACCGACTCGGTGCTGAACTCTCGGATTACTTACCAGTTTCTACAAGTGACTGACGCCACTTTATTCAGCCTGGACCAATACAACGGAGAGATCCGGACCATGAGGATGTTCAGTTACAGAGACGCGCGTCACCAACGTGTGGTTGTTGTTGCCAAGGACAACGGTGAGCCTTCTCTCTCTGCTACAGTTACCATCAAGCTGTCCACAGTGGAGACTGCTGTTAAGGCCTACACTGACATGACTGAAGTACCTCTAGAATATGACATCTTTTCAGACCTGAACCTGTATTTGGTCATCGGCCTGGGCTCTGTCTCCTTTTTGCTATTGATCACCATATTGGTCACTATCATGCTCAAGTGTCAGAATCCCAAGCCCAGCAAAGCTGCTGCTCCCGGCAGGAACAGTGTGATCAGTGAGAGGAATTCTACCATTGGAGATTCTACTCTGGTGTCCAACGATGCCTACTGGTACAGTCTGTTTCTAGCGGAGACCAGGAAAGGAAAGTTTGTGGTCAGACAGCCTGTGCCAAAGGGTTCCAGGTACATTGTGTCCAGTCTACCAAGGAGCACAGGACTGACAGAGACCAGTGACTCCGCAGCATCAACTCTGCAG